The following are encoded in a window of Amaranthus tricolor cultivar Red isolate AtriRed21 chromosome 2, ASM2621246v1, whole genome shotgun sequence genomic DNA:
- the LOC130804992 gene encoding probable disease resistance protein At5g66910: MGDNGNMMSMVSISPDFGFLHLKGNPGLWIEKNTPASHLLVKFLHLDYEGMKDDEELQIGESIGSLSELTELTINGTEFLKCLPKSMATLKKLQKLILEYCINLLDNFDVLMLTFTLTCLKLRDCEITSFPKSLTFLFRLTSLSLFICEFLTELPSSLSLLRRLTHISLKYCERLQSLPYTMAKLLNLKKLSIKGCASLTELPDYLKVTHLKLIYSSINFIPSDLINLRHLHVSVDFLLEASFENLKNSVYLHHLSI, from the coding sequence ATGGGTGATAATGGAAATATGATGTCAATGGTATCTATATCTCCTGATTTTGGTTTCCTACATTTAAAGGGGAATCCTGGTCTATGGATTGAAAAAAACACCCCTGCTTCTCATCTCTTGGTTAAATTCTTGCACTTGGATTATGAGGGCATGAAAGATGATGAGGAGCTTCAGATTGGGGAATCCATTGGGAGTCTGAGTGAACTCACTGAACTCACTATTAATGGCACTGAATTCCTCAAGTGCTTGCCTAAATCCATGGCAACCCTCAAGAAGCTGCAAAAATTGATCCTTGAATATTGTATAAACTTGCTTGATAATTTTGAtgttttaatgcttacttttaCTCTTACCTGTCTTAAGCTTCGAGATTGCGAGATCACATCCTTCCCTAAGAGTTTAACTTTTCTTTTCCGCTTGACTTCTTTATCTCTTTTTATATGTGAGTTCCTTACAGAATTGCCATCAAGTTTGTCACTATTGAGGAGACTTACCCATATTTCCCTCAAGTATTGTGAAAGGTTACAGTCCCTTCCCTATACCATGGCCAAGCTActcaatttgaaaaaattatctaTCAAAGGCTGCGCTTCCCTCACCGAATTGCCTGATTATTTGAAAGTCACTCACCTCAAGCTTATCTATTCTAGTATCAACTTTATTCCTAGTGATTTAATCAACCTACGCCACTTACATGTCTCAGTTGACTTTCTATTAGAAGCTTCGTTTGAGAACTTGAAGAATTCGGTGTACCTTCATCACCTTAGCATTTAG